In Homo sapiens chromosome 11, GRCh38.p14 Primary Assembly, one DNA window encodes the following:
- the PHLDB1 gene encoding pleckstrin homology-like domain family B member 1 isoform X23: MCAWRAKAAAERTPARPGGPLATAMHRLGRGRGRPPGTQELWSLRTMDALNRNQIGPGCQTQTMVQKGPLDLIETGKGLKVQTDKPHLVSLGSGRLSTAITLLPLEEGRTVIGSAARDISLQGPGLAPEHCYIENLRGTLTLYPCGNACTIDGLPVRQPTRLTQGCMLCLGQSTFLRFNHPAEAKWMKSMIPAGGRAPGPPYSPVPAESESLVNGNHTPQTATRGPSACASHSSLVSSIEKDLQEIMDSLVLEEPGAAGKKPAATSPLSPMANGGRYLLSPPTSPGAMSVGSSYENTSPAFSPLSSPASSGSCASHSPSGQEPGPSVPPLVPARSSSYHLALQPPQSRPSGARSESPRLSRKGGHERPPSPGLRGLLTDSPAATVLAEARRATESPRLGGQLPVVAISLSEYPASGALSQPTSIPGSPKFQPPVPAPRNKIGTLQDRPPSPFREPPGSERVLTTSPSRQLVGRTFSDGLATRTLQPPESPRLGRRGLDSMRELPPLSPSLSRRALSPLPTRTTPDPKLNREVAESPRPRRWAAHGASPEDFSLTLGARGRRTRSPSPTLGESLAPHKGSFSGRLSPAYSLGSLTGASPCQSPCVQRKLSSGDLRVPVTRERKNSITEISDNEDDLLEYHRRQRQERLREQEMERLERQRLETILNLCAEYSRADGGPEAGELPSIGEATAALALAGRRPSRGLAGASGRSSEEPGVATQRLWESMERSDEENLKEECSSTESTQQEHEDAPSTKLQGEVLALEEERAQVLGHVEQLKVRVKELEQQLQESAREAEMERALLQGEREAERALLQKEQKAVDQLQEKLVALETGIQKERDKEAEALETETKLFEDLEFQQLERESRVEEERELAGQGLLRSKAELLRSIAKRKERLAILDSQAGQIRAQAVQESERLARDKNASLQLLQKEKEKLTVLERRYHSLTGGRPFPKTTSTLKEMEKLLLPAVDLEQWYQELMAGLGTGPAAASPHSSPPPLPAKASRQLQVYRSKMDGEATSPLPRTRSGPLPSSSGSSSSSSQLSVATLGRSPSPKSALLTQNGTGSLPRNLAATLQDIETKRQLALQQKGQQVIEEQRRRLAELKQKAAAEAQCQWDALHGAAPFPAGPSGFPPLMHHSILHHLPAGRERGEEGEHAYDTLSLESSDSMETSISTGGNSACSPDNMSSASGLDMGKIEEMEKMLKEAHAEKNRLMESREREMELRRQALEEERRRREQVERRLQSESARRQQLVEKEVKMREKQFSQARPLTRYLPIRKEDFDLKTHIESSGHGVDTCLHVVLSSKVCRGYLVKMGGKIKSWKKRWFVFDRLKRTLSYYVDKHETKLKGVIYFQAIEEVYYDHLRSAAKSPNPALTFCVKTHDRLYYMVAPSAEAMRIWMDVIVTGAEGYTQFMN; this comes from the exons AAAGGACCCTTGGACCTGATCGAGACAGGCAAAGGGCTGAAAGTGCAAACGGACAAACCCCACCTGGTGAGCCTGGGCAGTGGGCGACTCAGCACAGCCATCACCCTCCTGCCGCTGGAGGAAG GGAGGACGGTGATTGGCTCTGCAGCCAGAGACATCTCACTACAGGGCCCAGGCCTGGCTCCAGAGCACTGCTACATCGAGAACCTGCGGGGCACCCTCACCCTCTACCCCTGTGGCAATGCCTGCACTATTGATGGGCTCCCTGTCCGGCAGCCTACCCGGCTCACTCAGG GCTGCATGTTGTGCCTGGGTCAGTCCACCTTCCTTCGCTTTAACCACCCGGCTGAAGCCAAGTGGATGAAAAGCATGATTCCAGCAGGGGGCCGAGCCCCTGGGCCCCCCTACAGCCCTGTTCCTG CAGAATCAGAAAGTCTGGTAAATGGGAACCACACCCCACAGACTGCAACACGGGGACCCTCTGCCTGTGCCAGCCACAGTTCCCTGGTGAGCTCTATTGAGAAGGACCTGCAAGAGATCATGGACTCACTGGTGCTAGAGGAGCCTGGAGCTGCTGGCAAGAAGCCTGCCGCAACCTCTCCACTGTCACCGATGGCTAATGGTGGGCGCTACCTGCTGTCTCCCCCAACCAGCCCCGGCGCCATGTCTGTGGGCTCCAGCTATGAGAACACCTCTCCAGCCTTCTCTCCACTCTCTTCACCAGCCAGCAGTGGAAGCTGTGCCAGTCACTCACCCAGTGGGCAAGAGCCAGGACCTTCTGTGCCCCCGCTGGTACCTGCCCGTTCCTCCAGCTACCATCTGGCCCTACAGCCCCCACAGTCCCGCCCAAGTGGTGCTCGCTCCGAGAGTCCTCGGCTGAGCAGGAAAGGGGGCCATGAGAGgcctcccagccctggcctccgGGGTCTGCTGACAGACAGCCCTGCAGCTACTGTCTTGGCGGAGGCCCGGAGAGCCACTGAGAGCCCCCGGCTGGGTGGGCAGCTGCCTGTGGTGGCCATCAGCCTGAGTGAATACCCAGCTTCTGGTGCTCTCAGTCAACCCACCAGCATTCCTGGCAGCCCCAAGTTTCAGCCTCCAGTCCCTGCTCCCCGAAACAAGATTGGCACACTCCAGGACCGCCCTCCCAGCCCTTTCCGTGAGCCTCCAGGCAGTGAGCGGGTGCTAACAACCAGCCCCTCACGCCAACTGGTGGGCCGAACATTTTCAGATGGGTTAGCCACCCGTACCCTGCAGCCTCCTGAGAGTCCCCGCCTGGGCCGGCGGGGCCTGGACAGTATGCGAGAACTACCCCCCTTAAGTCCATCTCTGTCCCGGCGAGCTCTCTCCCCGCTGCCCACCCGGACCACCCCAGATCCCAAGCTAAACAGGGAAGTGGCAGAGAGTCCTCGGCCCCGGCGCTGGGCAGCCCATGGGGCTTCACCAGAGGACTTCTCCCTGACGCTGGGGGCACGGGGCCGTAGGACACGGAGCCCCTCACCCACACTGGGTGAGTCTCTGGCACCCCACAAGGGCAGCTTCAGTGGCAGGCTGAGCCCAGCCTACAGTCTGGGCTCTCTTACTGGGGCTTCACCCTGCCAGAGTCCCTGTGTCCAGAGGAAGCTCTCCAGCGGGGACTTGCGGGTGCCTGTCACAAGGGAGCGGAAAAATAGCATCACAGAGATCAGTGACAATGAGGACGACCTCCTGGAGTACCACCGGCGACAGCGCCAAGAGCGGCTCCGGGAGCAGGAGATGGAGAGGCTG GAACGCCAGCGCCTGGAGACCATCCTGAACCTGTGTGCCGAATACAGCCGGGCTGATGGGGGACCTGAGGCTGGGGAGCTTCCCAGCATTGGGGAGGCCACCGCAGCATTGGCACTGGCAGGCCGGAGGCCCTCACGAGGCCTTGCAGGGGCCTCTGGGCGGAGCAGCGAGGAGCCTGGCGTTGCCACCCAACGCCTATGGGAGAGTATGGAGCGCTCAGATGAGGAAAATCTCAAGGAGGAGTGCAGCAGCACTGAGAGCACCCAGCAGGAG CACGAAGATGCACCTAGCACCAAGCTCCAGGGAGAGGTGCTAGCCCTGGAAGAAGAGCGGGCTCAGGTGCTGGGGCACGTGGAGCAGCTCAAGGTCCGTGTGAAGGAGCTAGAGCAGCAGCTGCAGGAGTCAGCCCGAGAG GCCGAAATGGAGCGGGCACTgctgcagggagagagggaggcagagcgGGCACTGCTGCAGAAGGAGCAGAAGGCAGTGGATCAGCTGCAGGAGAAGCTGGTGGCCTTGGAGACAGGCATCCAGAAGGAGAGGGACAAG GAGGCAGAGGCCCTGGAGACTGAGACAAAGCTCTTTGAGGACTTGGAGTTCCAGCAGTTGGAGCGGGAGAGCCGCGTGGAGGAGGAGCGCGAGCTGGCCGGCCAGGGGCTGCTCCGGAGCAAGGCTGAGCTGCTCCGCAGCATCGCCAAGAGGAAG GAGCGCCTGGCCATCCTGGACAGTCAGGCTGGGCAGATCCGGGCTCAGGCCGTGCAGGAATCAGAACGCCTGGCCCGGGACAAGAATGCCTCCTTACAGCTGCTGCAAAAG GAGAAGGAGAAGCTGACTGTGCTGGAAAGGAGATACCACTCACTCACAGGGGGCAGGCCTTTCCCGAAGACCACATCGACCCTCAAAGAG ATGGAGAAGCTGCTGCTCCCTGCTGTAGACTTAGAGCAGTGGTACCAGGAGCTGATGGCCGGGCTGGGGACTGGCCCCGCTGCAGCCTCCCCTCACTCTTCTCCCCCGCCTCTGCCCGCCAAAGCTTCCCGTCAGCTGCAG GTTTACCGCTCCAAGATGGATGGCGAGGCCACCAGCCCCCTTCCCCGGACCCGCAGcggccccctcccctcctcctctggctcttcctcctcctcctcccagctcaGCGTGGCTACCCTGGGGCGTAGCCCCTCCCCAAAG AGCGCTCTACTCACCCAGAATGGCACGGGCAGCCTTCCTCGCAACCTGGCAGCCACACTGCAGGACATCGAGACCAAGCGCCAACTAGCTCTGCAGCAGAAGG GACAACAAGTGATTGAAGAGCAGCGGCGGCGACTGGCTGAGCTGAAGCAGAAAGCGGCAGCTGAGGCACAGTGCCAGTGGGATGCCCTTCACGGGGCAGCACCCTTCCCAGCGGGCCCCTCGGGCTTCCCCCCTCTCATGCACCACTCTATCCTACACCACCTGCCTGCGGGGCGGGAGCGTGGGGAGGAGGGTGAGCACGCCTATGATACGCTGAGTCTGGAGAGCTCTGACAGCATGGAGACCAGCATCTCCACCGGGGGCAACTCGGCCTGCTCCCCTGACAACATGTCCAG cGCGAGTGGTCTGGACATGGGGAAGATCGAGGAGATGGAGAAGATGCTGAAAGAGGCTCATGCAGAGAAGAACCGGCTCATGGAGTCGAGG GAGCGGGAGATGGAGCTGCGGCGGCAGGCCCTGGAGGAGGAGCGGCGGAGGCGTGAGCAGGTAGAACGGAGGCTGCAGAGTGAGAGTGCCCGGAGGCAGCAGCTGGTCGAGAAGGAGGTCAAGATGCGGGAGAAACAATTTTCCCAG GCACGACCCCTGACCCGCTACCTGCCAATCCGGAAGGAGGACTTTGACCTGAAGACACATATTGAGTCATCGGGCCATGGTGTTGATACCTGCCTGCACGTGGTGCTCAGCAGCAAG GTCTGCCGTGGCTACTTGGTCAAGATGGGCGGCAAGATTAAATCATGGAAGAAGCGCTGGTTTGTCTTCGACCGGCTCAAGCGCACCCTTTCCTATTATGTGG
- the PHLDB1 gene encoding pleckstrin homology-like domain family B member 1 isoform X8 — protein MDALNRNQIGPGCQTQTMVQKGPLDLIETGKGLKVQTDKPHLVSLGSGRLSTAITLLPLEEGRTVIGSAARDISLQGPGLAPEHCYIENLRGTLTLYPCGNACTIDGLPVRQPTRLTQGCMLCLGQSTFLRFNHPAEAKWMKSMIPAGGRAPGPPYSPVPAESESLVNGNHTPQTATRGPSACASHSSLVSSIEKDLQEIMDSLVLEEPGAAGKKPAATSPLSPMANGGRYLLSPPTSPGAMSVGSSYENTSPAFSPLSSPASSGSCASHSPSGQEPGPSVPPLVPARSSSYHLALQPPQSRPSGARSESPRLSRKGGHERPPSPGLRGLLTDSPAATVLAEARRATESPRLGGQLPVVAISLSEYPASGALSQPTSIPGSPKFQPPVPAPRNKIGTLQDRPPSPFREPPGSERVLTTSPSRQLVGRTFSDGLATRTLQPPESPRLGRRGLDSMRELPPLSPSLSRRALSPLPTRTTPDPKLNREVAESPRPRRWAAHGASPEDFSLTLGARGRRTRSPSPTLGESLAPHKGSFSGRLSPAYSLGSLTGASPCQSPCVQRKLSSGDLRVPVTRERKNSITEISDNEDDLLEYHRRQRQERLREQEMERLERQRLETILNLCAEYSRADGGPEAGELPSIGEATAALALAGRRPSRGLAGASGRSSEEPGVATQRLWESMERSDEENLKEECSSTESTQQEHEDAPSTKLQGEVLALEEERAQVLGHVEQLKVRVKELEQQLQESAREAEMERALLQGEREAERALLQKEQKAVDQLQEKLVALETGIQKERDKERAELAAGRRHLEARQALYAELQTQLDNCPESVREQLQEQLRREAEALETETKLFEDLEFQQLERESRVEEERELAGQGLLRSKAELLRSIAKRKERLAILDSQAGQIRAQAVQESERLARDKNASLQLLQKEKEKLTVLERRYHSLTGGRPFPKTTSTLKEAELLISESSEMGLGTKALGLFPGSSQAGASSVSLTPPASTLLCPKAQEYVMLEQLKVMRGTSPMPPAPVPGLSPWASASRDLVPTTCLPPMLPSSSFASITPSPKMEKLLLPAVDLEQWYQELMAGLGTGPAAASPHSSPPPLPAKASRQLQVYRSKMDGEATSPLPRTRSGPLPSSSGSSSSSSQLSVATLGRSPSPKSALLTQNGTGSLPRNLAATLQDIETKRQLALQQKVESLPAEPLPTDDPAGQQVIEEQRRRLAELKQKAAAEAQCQWDALHGAAPFPAGPSGFPPLMHHSILHHLPAGRERGEEGEHAYDTLSLESSDSMETSISTGGNSACSPDNMSSASGLDMGKIEEMEKMLKEAHAEKNRLMESREREMELRRQALEEERRRREQVERRLQSESARRQQLVEKEVKMREKQFSQARPLTRYLPIRKEDFDLKTHIESSGHGVDTCLHVVLSSKVCRGYLVKMGGKIKSWKKRWFVFDRLKRTLSYYVDKHETKLKGVIYFQAIEEVYYDHLRSAAKKRFFRFTMVTESPNPALTFCVKTHDRLYYMVAPSAEAMRIWMDVIVTGAEGYTQFMN, from the exons AAAGGACCCTTGGACCTGATCGAGACAGGCAAAGGGCTGAAAGTGCAAACGGACAAACCCCACCTGGTGAGCCTGGGCAGTGGGCGACTCAGCACAGCCATCACCCTCCTGCCGCTGGAGGAAG GGAGGACGGTGATTGGCTCTGCAGCCAGAGACATCTCACTACAGGGCCCAGGCCTGGCTCCAGAGCACTGCTACATCGAGAACCTGCGGGGCACCCTCACCCTCTACCCCTGTGGCAATGCCTGCACTATTGATGGGCTCCCTGTCCGGCAGCCTACCCGGCTCACTCAGG GCTGCATGTTGTGCCTGGGTCAGTCCACCTTCCTTCGCTTTAACCACCCGGCTGAAGCCAAGTGGATGAAAAGCATGATTCCAGCAGGGGGCCGAGCCCCTGGGCCCCCCTACAGCCCTGTTCCTG CAGAATCAGAAAGTCTGGTAAATGGGAACCACACCCCACAGACTGCAACACGGGGACCCTCTGCCTGTGCCAGCCACAGTTCCCTGGTGAGCTCTATTGAGAAGGACCTGCAAGAGATCATGGACTCACTGGTGCTAGAGGAGCCTGGAGCTGCTGGCAAGAAGCCTGCCGCAACCTCTCCACTGTCACCGATGGCTAATGGTGGGCGCTACCTGCTGTCTCCCCCAACCAGCCCCGGCGCCATGTCTGTGGGCTCCAGCTATGAGAACACCTCTCCAGCCTTCTCTCCACTCTCTTCACCAGCCAGCAGTGGAAGCTGTGCCAGTCACTCACCCAGTGGGCAAGAGCCAGGACCTTCTGTGCCCCCGCTGGTACCTGCCCGTTCCTCCAGCTACCATCTGGCCCTACAGCCCCCACAGTCCCGCCCAAGTGGTGCTCGCTCCGAGAGTCCTCGGCTGAGCAGGAAAGGGGGCCATGAGAGgcctcccagccctggcctccgGGGTCTGCTGACAGACAGCCCTGCAGCTACTGTCTTGGCGGAGGCCCGGAGAGCCACTGAGAGCCCCCGGCTGGGTGGGCAGCTGCCTGTGGTGGCCATCAGCCTGAGTGAATACCCAGCTTCTGGTGCTCTCAGTCAACCCACCAGCATTCCTGGCAGCCCCAAGTTTCAGCCTCCAGTCCCTGCTCCCCGAAACAAGATTGGCACACTCCAGGACCGCCCTCCCAGCCCTTTCCGTGAGCCTCCAGGCAGTGAGCGGGTGCTAACAACCAGCCCCTCACGCCAACTGGTGGGCCGAACATTTTCAGATGGGTTAGCCACCCGTACCCTGCAGCCTCCTGAGAGTCCCCGCCTGGGCCGGCGGGGCCTGGACAGTATGCGAGAACTACCCCCCTTAAGTCCATCTCTGTCCCGGCGAGCTCTCTCCCCGCTGCCCACCCGGACCACCCCAGATCCCAAGCTAAACAGGGAAGTGGCAGAGAGTCCTCGGCCCCGGCGCTGGGCAGCCCATGGGGCTTCACCAGAGGACTTCTCCCTGACGCTGGGGGCACGGGGCCGTAGGACACGGAGCCCCTCACCCACACTGGGTGAGTCTCTGGCACCCCACAAGGGCAGCTTCAGTGGCAGGCTGAGCCCAGCCTACAGTCTGGGCTCTCTTACTGGGGCTTCACCCTGCCAGAGTCCCTGTGTCCAGAGGAAGCTCTCCAGCGGGGACTTGCGGGTGCCTGTCACAAGGGAGCGGAAAAATAGCATCACAGAGATCAGTGACAATGAGGACGACCTCCTGGAGTACCACCGGCGACAGCGCCAAGAGCGGCTCCGGGAGCAGGAGATGGAGAGGCTG GAACGCCAGCGCCTGGAGACCATCCTGAACCTGTGTGCCGAATACAGCCGGGCTGATGGGGGACCTGAGGCTGGGGAGCTTCCCAGCATTGGGGAGGCCACCGCAGCATTGGCACTGGCAGGCCGGAGGCCCTCACGAGGCCTTGCAGGGGCCTCTGGGCGGAGCAGCGAGGAGCCTGGCGTTGCCACCCAACGCCTATGGGAGAGTATGGAGCGCTCAGATGAGGAAAATCTCAAGGAGGAGTGCAGCAGCACTGAGAGCACCCAGCAGGAG CACGAAGATGCACCTAGCACCAAGCTCCAGGGAGAGGTGCTAGCCCTGGAAGAAGAGCGGGCTCAGGTGCTGGGGCACGTGGAGCAGCTCAAGGTCCGTGTGAAGGAGCTAGAGCAGCAGCTGCAGGAGTCAGCCCGAGAG GCCGAAATGGAGCGGGCACTgctgcagggagagagggaggcagagcgGGCACTGCTGCAGAAGGAGCAGAAGGCAGTGGATCAGCTGCAGGAGAAGCTGGTGGCCTTGGAGACAGGCATCCAGAAGGAGAGGGACAAG GAGAGGGCGGAGCTGGCCGCGGGACGGAGGCACCTGGAGGCCCGCCAGGCGCTCTACGCCGAGCTCCAGACGCAGCTCGATAACTGCCCCGAGTCAGTGCGGGAACAGTTACAGGAGCAGCTGAGAAGG GAGGCAGAGGCCCTGGAGACTGAGACAAAGCTCTTTGAGGACTTGGAGTTCCAGCAGTTGGAGCGGGAGAGCCGCGTGGAGGAGGAGCGCGAGCTGGCCGGCCAGGGGCTGCTCCGGAGCAAGGCTGAGCTGCTCCGCAGCATCGCCAAGAGGAAG GAGCGCCTGGCCATCCTGGACAGTCAGGCTGGGCAGATCCGGGCTCAGGCCGTGCAGGAATCAGAACGCCTGGCCCGGGACAAGAATGCCTCCTTACAGCTGCTGCAAAAG GAGAAGGAGAAGCTGACTGTGCTGGAAAGGAGATACCACTCACTCACAGGGGGCAGGCCTTTCCCGAAGACCACATCGACCCTCAAAGAG GCCGAGCTGCTCATCTCCGAGTCCTCAGAGATGGGGCTGGGGACTAAGGCTCTGGGCCTTTTCCCAGGGTCTTCTCAGGCTGGGGCCTCCTCTGTCTCTTTAACCCCACCTGCTTCCACTCTTCTctgccccaaagcacaagag TACGTGATGCTTGAGCAGCTAAAGGTGATGCGGGGCACCTCGCCCATGCCCCCAGCCCCTGTGCCAGGCCTTTCTCCCTgggcctccgcctcccgggaccTGGTTCCCACCACCTGCCTTCCTCCCATGCTGCCCTCCTCCTCGTTCGCTTCCATCACGCCTTCACCTAAG ATGGAGAAGCTGCTGCTCCCTGCTGTAGACTTAGAGCAGTGGTACCAGGAGCTGATGGCCGGGCTGGGGACTGGCCCCGCTGCAGCCTCCCCTCACTCTTCTCCCCCGCCTCTGCCCGCCAAAGCTTCCCGTCAGCTGCAG GTTTACCGCTCCAAGATGGATGGCGAGGCCACCAGCCCCCTTCCCCGGACCCGCAGcggccccctcccctcctcctctggctcttcctcctcctcctcccagctcaGCGTGGCTACCCTGGGGCGTAGCCCCTCCCCAAAG AGCGCTCTACTCACCCAGAATGGCACGGGCAGCCTTCCTCGCAACCTGGCAGCCACACTGCAGGACATCGAGACCAAGCGCCAACTAGCTCTGCAGCAGAAGG TCGAGTCGCTTCCCGCCGAGCCCCTCCCAACCGACGACCCAGCAG GACAACAAGTGATTGAAGAGCAGCGGCGGCGACTGGCTGAGCTGAAGCAGAAAGCGGCAGCTGAGGCACAGTGCCAGTGGGATGCCCTTCACGGGGCAGCACCCTTCCCAGCGGGCCCCTCGGGCTTCCCCCCTCTCATGCACCACTCTATCCTACACCACCTGCCTGCGGGGCGGGAGCGTGGGGAGGAGGGTGAGCACGCCTATGATACGCTGAGTCTGGAGAGCTCTGACAGCATGGAGACCAGCATCTCCACCGGGGGCAACTCGGCCTGCTCCCCTGACAACATGTCCAG cGCGAGTGGTCTGGACATGGGGAAGATCGAGGAGATGGAGAAGATGCTGAAAGAGGCTCATGCAGAGAAGAACCGGCTCATGGAGTCGAGG GAGCGGGAGATGGAGCTGCGGCGGCAGGCCCTGGAGGAGGAGCGGCGGAGGCGTGAGCAGGTAGAACGGAGGCTGCAGAGTGAGAGTGCCCGGAGGCAGCAGCTGGTCGAGAAGGAGGTCAAGATGCGGGAGAAACAATTTTCCCAG GCACGACCCCTGACCCGCTACCTGCCAATCCGGAAGGAGGACTTTGACCTGAAGACACATATTGAGTCATCGGGCCATGGTGTTGATACCTGCCTGCACGTGGTGCTCAGCAGCAAG GTCTGCCGTGGCTACTTGGTCAAGATGGGCGGCAAGATTAAATCATGGAAGAAGCGCTGGTTTGTCTTCGACCGGCTCAAGCGCACCCTTTCCTATTATGTGG